Sequence from the Bacteroidales bacterium genome:
CTTTCAAAGGGCTTACTGAAACGTGCCACGAAAAAAACAGGATATTCTTTGGGTCTTCTCCGGGTAGGCCCGTTTACCGTATAGCCTGCTATTTCCCTGTCATTAACGATCCGTGCCTCACCCTCTGTCATTTGGGATGGACCAAGTCTTCCTCCCAGATTAAACAATATCCGGCTTTCTTCGGAAGCAGGAAAAGTGTACCTGTGAAAACCTACCCTGGTGGTGGAGGTAAGTTCCGCATCCACCCCATAGCGGTCAAGGTGAACATAATGATAGCCGGGTCGGGCTTCTTCCCGCTGGTGGCTGAATTTCGACTCGTAAGCCTCAACTCCTTTCCGGGGATCAACGTCTTCAACCACCGGTAATACAGAAACCCCTGCCAATTGCCAGGCGTGTATATGACTGAATCCAACGATGGTATCCCTTTCATACCGGTAACCTGCGCCCCAGGCTCCACCAATCCGGGTATCGGGGCTAAGATTGACCATTCCAAAAGGCCGGCAGGCAGAGGAAAAATAGAACCATCTTGAGTTCGCTGCATCGATCATCGGATTTACCCACTGAACGGCATTGTAATAAGGAACTTTTGAAGTTTGTTCTTTTTGACCTTCCTGACTGTATCCTTTAAAGACAATCATTAATAAAAACGGGATGAGTAGATATTTTTTTTGCATATTTTTTTGATTTATAATTTATTAAAATTGGGATTCGGTATTTTTTTAATGGGGACTTTTCTTGCGAAAAATTCCCGAACATGCTCAAATTTATAATTCAAAACAAAAACAAATCATTCCTTACTGCAATCAGTAAGGTAAGGCCTAATAACAGACTGCCAAAGATCGTAGCCTTTGGGGTTCATATGAAGCATATCATCACGGAAAATATCTTTCCTTATATCTCCGTTTGTACTGACCATTAACTGAAACACGTCAATAAACCGCACGTTGGGTTTCTTTTCACAAAATTCACGAACCAGGTGATTGGCCTTTTTGAATTCGCTCTGCCACTTCTCTCGCGCTGGGCTGGGTTTAGTGGAAACATAGTCCACGATGGTACCTGGGAGATATACTTCCACCATACGGGTAAAAGTGATTACATCCCGGAGGTATTCTTCCGCCGACTTTCCCGCGGCGATGTCATTATCCCCTTCATAAACGATGATCTGACACGGTTTATAAGGAGCGACAATGTCATCAAAAAAGTAAATGACATCGGACAAATGCGAGCCCCCGAAAGAGCGATTGAAGACCTTGTAATGTGGAAAATCCTCTTTCAACGTTTTCCAAATTCTGAAAGAAGAGCTTCCTATAAATAATATGGATCCTTTCTCAGGTGGATTTTTCCGATCTTCCTTCTTAAAAGCCTCTATTGCATCCTCCCACATAGATGCCCGGGAATATTC
This genomic interval carries:
- a CDS encoding glycoside hydrolase family 92 protein gives rise to the protein MQKKYLLIPFLLMIVFKGYSQEGQKEQTSKVPYYNAVQWVNPMIDAANSRWFYFSSACRPFGMVNLSPDTRIGGAWGAGYRYERDTIVGFSHIHAWQLAGVSVLPVVEDVDPRKGVEAYESKFSHQREEARPGYHYVHLDRYGVDAELTSTTRVGFHRYTFPASEESRILFNLGGRLGPSQMTEGEARIVNDREIAGYTVNGPTRRRPKEYPVFFVARFSKPFE